A single Streptomyces sp. Edi2 DNA region contains:
- a CDS encoding SRPBCC family protein: MARRLRPVELDFAVSAPLRLVFTAEVTASPEAVYAALADDVAGWSRWFTGVARSAPTHGGGGREVWLTGGTRFSETVLAAEPDVHYAYRVDTTNAPGIRALLEDWRLTPADGGTRLRWMFAADGPAPFRFLLTLARPGLGRAFRQSARALDRRLAGT, translated from the coding sequence ATGGCGCGCCGACTCCGCCCCGTCGAGCTGGACTTCGCCGTATCCGCCCCGCTGCGGCTGGTGTTCACCGCGGAGGTCACCGCGTCGCCGGAGGCGGTGTATGCGGCGCTGGCGGACGATGTGGCGGGCTGGTCACGCTGGTTCACGGGCGTGGCGCGGTCGGCGCCGACGCACGGCGGCGGAGGCCGGGAGGTATGGCTGACCGGCGGCACCCGCTTCTCGGAGACGGTCCTGGCGGCCGAGCCCGACGTGCACTACGCCTACCGGGTCGACACCACCAACGCCCCGGGCATACGGGCCCTGTTGGAGGACTGGCGGCTGACGCCCGCGGACGGCGGCACCCGGCTGCGGTGGATGTTCGCGGCGGACGGCCCGGCGCCGTTCCGCTTCCTGCTGACGCTGGCCAGGCCCGGCCTGGGCCGCGCCTTCAGGCAGTCGGCGCGGGCCCTGGACCGCAGGCTCGCCGGAACCTGA
- a CDS encoding PLP-dependent cysteine synthase family protein yields the protein MPTVDGDRTDPAYRSWLKEAVRKVQADANRTADTHLLRFPLPEEWGIDLYLKDESTHPTGSLKHRLARSLFLYGLCNGWIRPGKPVIESSSGSTAVSEAYFASLIGVPFIAVMPATTSREKTRLIEFHGGTCHLVQDPRTVYEVSARLAAESGGHYMDQFTYAERATDWRGNNNIAESIYQQLRLERYPEPAWIVATAGTGGTSATIARYVHYMQYDTRVCVPDPENSCFFDGWLTGDAQSDCATASRIEGIGRPRMEPSFVPGAIDRMMKVPDAASIAAVRALETAIGRKAGGSTGTGLWSALKIVAEMVAEGQRGSVVTLLCDPGDRYLDKYYSDDWLASQGLDITPYARTLDMFLATGSWPV from the coding sequence ATGCCGACCGTGGACGGCGACCGCACGGATCCGGCCTACCGAAGCTGGCTCAAAGAAGCCGTCCGCAAGGTCCAGGCGGACGCCAACCGCACCGCCGACACCCACCTCCTGCGCTTTCCGCTGCCGGAGGAGTGGGGCATCGACCTCTACCTCAAGGACGAGTCGACGCACCCCACCGGAAGCCTCAAGCACCGGCTGGCCCGCTCGCTGTTCCTCTACGGGCTGTGCAACGGCTGGATCCGGCCAGGGAAGCCCGTCATCGAGTCCTCCAGCGGTTCCACGGCCGTGTCCGAGGCGTACTTCGCCTCGCTCATCGGGGTGCCGTTCATCGCGGTGATGCCGGCCACCACCAGCCGTGAGAAGACCCGGCTGATCGAGTTCCACGGCGGCACCTGCCATCTGGTGCAGGATCCGCGGACCGTGTACGAGGTCTCCGCCCGGCTCGCCGCGGAATCCGGGGGGCATTACATGGACCAGTTCACCTACGCGGAACGGGCCACGGACTGGCGCGGCAACAACAACATCGCCGAGTCGATCTACCAGCAGCTGCGGCTCGAGCGCTATCCCGAGCCCGCCTGGATCGTGGCGACCGCGGGAACCGGCGGCACCTCGGCGACCATCGCCCGCTATGTCCACTACATGCAGTACGACACCCGCGTCTGCGTCCCCGACCCGGAGAACTCCTGTTTCTTCGACGGCTGGCTCACCGGCGATGCCCAGAGCGACTGCGCCACCGCCTCCCGTATCGAGGGCATCGGGCGGCCCCGTATGGAACCGAGCTTCGTGCCCGGCGCGATAGACCGGATGATGAAGGTGCCGGACGCGGCCAGCATTGCCGCCGTACGGGCCCTGGAGACCGCGATCGGCCGCAAGGCGGGCGGCTCGACCGGCACGGGGCTGTGGAGCGCCCTGAAGATCGTCGCGGAGATGGTCGCCGAGGGGCAGCGGGGATCGGTTGTCACCCTGCTGTGCGACCCCGGTGACCGCTACCTCGACAAGTACTACTCCGACGACTGGCTGGCCTCCCAGGGGCTGGACATCACGCCTTACGCGCGCACCCTCGACATGTTCCTGGCCACCGGCTCCTGGCCCGTCTGA
- a CDS encoding ATP-binding protein, which yields MIRQPSRHCTVELQAVPARIGHVRRIVSAQLRYWHLDALIDPAALGVTELLANVHRHARPSKQCTVELRVLLDQLTVSVHDEDPRLPRIRVAESWETCGRGLALIAALSESWGTRPTGGGKVVWFTLPALTTAPEEALTVRGYLEPLPLEDTARAAGAAAGTATGPRSRIRGTKVG from the coding sequence GTGATCAGGCAGCCCAGCAGGCACTGCACGGTGGAGCTCCAAGCCGTTCCGGCTCGCATCGGACATGTGCGCAGAATCGTCTCCGCGCAGCTGCGGTACTGGCATCTCGACGCCTTGATAGATCCGGCGGCGCTCGGCGTGACCGAACTCCTCGCCAATGTCCACCGGCACGCCCGCCCCAGCAAGCAGTGCACCGTGGAACTGCGCGTTCTTCTTGATCAGTTGACGGTCTCGGTGCATGACGAGGATCCGCGGCTGCCGCGGATCCGGGTCGCGGAGAGCTGGGAGACCTGTGGTCGCGGCCTGGCGCTGATCGCGGCACTCAGCGAGAGCTGGGGAACGCGGCCGACCGGCGGCGGCAAGGTCGTGTGGTTCACTCTTCCGGCCCTGACCACCGCCCCCGAAGAGGCCCTTACGGTCCGTGGCTACCTGGAGCCCCTGCCACTGGAGGACACCGCTAGGGCGGCCGGTGCCGCGGCCGGCACGGCGACCGGTCCGCGCTCGCGGATACGGGGCACGAAGGTCGGCTGA
- a CDS encoding SHOCT domain-containing protein: MFELAEPWTGGGPGPGPWILFVPVLWALVIVGVVTLLRRTGRRHGGPGGWFRGPRYSASVSADVPSPLAVLGRRFASGEIDEEEYWRRLSVLEEHFGAGSKGGTT, translated from the coding sequence ATGTTCGAGCTCGCCGAACCCTGGACTGGTGGCGGCCCGGGCCCAGGCCCCTGGATCCTGTTCGTTCCCGTCCTCTGGGCGCTGGTCATCGTCGGTGTGGTGACGCTGCTGCGCCGCACCGGGCGGCGCCATGGCGGACCCGGCGGGTGGTTCCGCGGCCCGCGGTACTCCGCCTCCGTCTCCGCCGACGTGCCCTCACCCCTCGCCGTACTGGGCAGGCGCTTCGCCTCGGGCGAGATCGACGAGGAGGAGTACTGGCGCCGGCTCTCCGTCCTGGAGGAACACTTCGGCGCGGGCTCCAAGGGAGGCACGACGTGA
- a CDS encoding TetR/AcrR family transcriptional regulator — protein sequence MLRPLGRARPAPGAASLSCQELLWERGYVGTSPKAILERAGVGQGSMYHHFTGKSGLALAAIRRTAEGMKGAAEESLSAPGTAYDRVAGYLLREREVLRGCPVGRMTQDRDVVRSAKLRQPLDEMFGWLQGRIGEVLTEGQQRGELAPGLDPSATAATVAAVVQGGYVLARAADDTAPFDAAVRGVLPLLATQVTPGTDTTR from the coding sequence CTGCTCCGGCCGCTCGGTCGTGCGCGCCCCGCTCCGGGCGCGGCTTCCCTCTCTTGCCAGGAGCTGCTGTGGGAGCGCGGGTACGTCGGCACCAGTCCCAAGGCGATCCTGGAGCGCGCGGGCGTCGGCCAGGGCAGCATGTACCACCATTTCACCGGCAAGTCCGGCCTCGCGCTGGCAGCGATCCGGCGCACCGCAGAGGGCATGAAGGGAGCCGCCGAGGAGTCCCTGAGCGCCCCCGGCACGGCGTACGACCGGGTCGCGGGCTATCTGCTGCGCGAGCGGGAGGTGCTGCGAGGCTGCCCCGTGGGCCGGATGACACAGGACCGCGATGTGGTGCGCAGCGCCAAGCTGCGGCAACCGCTGGACGAGATGTTCGGCTGGCTCCAGGGCCGGATCGGCGAAGTCCTCACCGAGGGGCAGCAGCGTGGCGAACTGGCCCCCGGACTGGACCCGTCGGCCACCGCGGCGACCGTCGCGGCCGTCGTCCAGGGCGGCTACGTCCTGGCCCGCGCCGCCGATGACACCGCGCCCTTCGACGCGGCCGTACGGGGCGTGCTGCCCCTGCTCGCCACACAGGTCACGCCCGGCACGGACACCACCCGCTGA
- a CDS encoding helix-turn-helix transcriptional regulator yields MSIGCLIRDLRLARGWGQGGLANAINERFGVNLTREYVSRWERGKITPSGYHLRHLSAVLDVPLAVLEGEVNRRTFISDVAATAIAPIVASDLLSAGFAARLQGGPSVDDWEGKLAAYGTDYMSMGAGDIQRRVAGELVTVQQQLDTPRLWSVAARLATLYAKTFPGSDGTKAVSWYRMAAEMADRSGDEHTRVWVRGRAAIALGYEGASLGVADVLAEQALQISDKPSQGRLNAIMGAAHAAAIRGDHGRANKLANDGRRMFDRAASYEQTSDYAVPWWRMNVFLSLLLARLGDEKGAVEAQESAQRELPVSLPRFATHLEMHRGLMLARSGDKTGGVSYAKAAMDRLPPEKHSLTLRMLMDEIKA; encoded by the coding sequence ATGAGCATTGGGTGCTTGATCAGGGACCTACGCCTGGCGCGAGGATGGGGCCAAGGCGGGTTGGCGAACGCGATCAACGAGCGCTTCGGCGTCAACCTGACGCGAGAGTACGTGAGTCGCTGGGAACGCGGAAAGATCACGCCCAGTGGCTACCACCTCCGCCACCTGTCCGCCGTGCTAGACGTCCCACTAGCCGTACTTGAGGGTGAAGTGAACCGACGGACATTCATCTCCGATGTGGCAGCAACAGCCATAGCACCGATCGTTGCGTCTGATCTCCTGAGCGCAGGTTTCGCTGCACGCCTGCAGGGAGGCCCCTCCGTTGACGACTGGGAGGGCAAGCTAGCGGCGTACGGCACTGACTACATGTCGATGGGTGCCGGTGACATTCAACGTCGCGTGGCCGGGGAACTCGTGACAGTGCAGCAGCAGCTGGACACGCCCCGGCTGTGGTCCGTGGCGGCGCGTCTCGCCACGCTGTACGCCAAGACCTTTCCCGGCTCCGACGGCACGAAGGCGGTGTCTTGGTACCGGATGGCTGCCGAGATGGCAGACCGGTCCGGCGACGAGCACACACGCGTCTGGGTACGCGGACGCGCGGCTATCGCGCTTGGGTACGAAGGTGCGTCGCTCGGTGTCGCCGACGTGCTGGCGGAGCAAGCGCTCCAGATCTCCGACAAGCCGTCGCAGGGACGGCTGAACGCCATTATGGGTGCCGCCCACGCCGCAGCCATCCGCGGCGACCACGGACGCGCCAACAAGCTGGCCAACGATGGCCGGCGGATGTTCGACCGGGCAGCGTCGTATGAGCAGACGTCGGACTACGCCGTTCCGTGGTGGCGTATGAACGTATTTCTCTCCCTTCTCCTGGCCCGTCTCGGCGACGAGAAGGGAGCCGTCGAGGCGCAGGAATCTGCACAGCGCGAGCTGCCCGTTTCCCTCCCCCGGTTCGCGACGCATCTGGAGATGCACCGTGGGCTCATGCTGGCCCGGTCGGGAGACAAGACGGGGGGTGTTTCCTATGCGAAGGCAGCGATGGACCGCCTTCCGCCGGAGAAGCACAGTCTGACGCTTCGGATGCTGATGGACGAGATCAAGGCATAA
- a CDS encoding PPOX class F420-dependent oxidoreductase: MIPEAVARSPYVSLVTYRKSGTPVATPVWAVAEGEELLVWTRDDSWKVKRLRNDGRVTVTPCDVRGRIAEGTQTVEGTGRLLEGKGELGRVRRAMAGKYGLRFRLMDSVGALVRGGKRPHVGISVTL, encoded by the coding sequence ATGATTCCCGAAGCGGTCGCGCGCAGTCCCTACGTCAGCCTCGTTACGTACCGAAAGAGCGGAACGCCGGTGGCCACCCCGGTGTGGGCGGTCGCCGAGGGGGAGGAACTACTGGTGTGGACGCGGGACGACAGCTGGAAGGTGAAGCGGCTGCGCAACGACGGCCGGGTGACCGTCACCCCGTGCGATGTCCGGGGCCGGATCGCCGAAGGTACGCAGACCGTCGAGGGCACCGGCCGGCTGCTGGAGGGAAAGGGCGAACTCGGCCGGGTGCGCCGGGCGATGGCGGGCAAATACGGGCTGCGCTTCCGGCTGATGGACAGCGTCGGTGCGCTGGTGCGCGGCGGAAAACGGCCGCATGTGGGGATCTCGGTCACGCTGTAG
- a CDS encoding ROK family protein — protein MTQTRTTRLERGRGALGPALELVHTGRAPTRAVLTSELGVTRATAGAVAAELEALGLITVDSRPTASAGSQGRPSHRLFVAERGPVVLAAQIHADGFRVALVGLGGRIVATSTGCGTIPADPAHVLADVVAAGSDLLRETGRRCLGAGLAVPSAVAEPDGEALAPLHLAWPSGAPVRALFLRALADAAIPGVTGAIGFTGNDVNLMALAEHRHGVGRGARDLLCVASGHRGVGGALVLDGRLHSGSSGLALEVGHLTVNPEGAPCHCGSRGCLDVEADPLAFLGAAGREPGPEVSLLQQAADLLRDEYADPGVRSAADLLIDRLGLGLAGLVNILNPDRIVLGGLHRALLEADPERLRAVVADRSLWGRSGGVPILPCTLDHNSLVGAAELAWQPVLDDPLVVLDR, from the coding sequence GTGACCCAGACTCGGACAACCAGGCTGGAGCGGGGCCGTGGCGCCCTCGGACCCGCACTGGAGCTCGTACACACCGGACGCGCACCCACCCGTGCCGTCCTGACCTCCGAACTCGGCGTGACCCGCGCGACCGCGGGGGCGGTGGCCGCCGAGCTCGAAGCGCTCGGCCTGATCACCGTCGACTCCCGGCCGACCGCCTCGGCCGGCTCCCAGGGGCGCCCCTCCCACCGGCTGTTCGTCGCCGAGAGGGGACCGGTCGTGCTCGCCGCGCAGATCCACGCGGACGGCTTCCGGGTCGCGCTGGTGGGCCTGGGCGGCCGCATCGTGGCGACCTCGACCGGCTGCGGCACCATCCCCGCTGACCCCGCGCACGTTCTCGCCGACGTGGTCGCGGCCGGCTCGGACCTGCTGCGCGAGACCGGGAGGCGCTGCCTCGGCGCCGGCCTCGCGGTGCCCTCCGCGGTCGCCGAACCGGACGGTGAGGCCCTGGCGCCGCTCCACCTCGCCTGGCCTTCCGGCGCCCCCGTACGTGCGCTCTTCCTGCGCGCGCTGGCCGACGCCGCCATTCCGGGAGTCACCGGGGCGATCGGCTTCACCGGCAACGATGTCAACCTCATGGCGCTCGCCGAACACCGGCACGGCGTCGGACGGGGCGCCCGCGATCTGCTCTGTGTGGCGTCCGGCCACCGGGGCGTCGGCGGGGCACTGGTGCTGGACGGCCGTCTGCACAGCGGCAGTTCGGGCCTGGCGCTGGAGGTCGGGCATCTGACGGTCAACCCCGAGGGGGCGCCCTGCCACTGCGGCAGCCGCGGCTGCCTGGACGTCGAGGCGGACCCGCTCGCCTTCCTCGGCGCCGCAGGACGCGAACCGGGCCCCGAGGTCTCCCTGCTCCAGCAGGCCGCCGACCTGCTGCGGGACGAGTACGCCGATCCGGGCGTCCGCTCCGCCGCCGATCTCCTCATCGACCGCCTCGGGCTCGGACTGGCCGGACTCGTCAACATCCTCAACCCCGACCGCATCGTCCTCGGCGGGCTGCACCGCGCCCTGCTGGAGGCCGATCCGGAGCGACTGCGCGCGGTGGTCGCCGACCGCAGCCTGTGGGGCCGCAGCGGCGGAGTGCCGATCCTGCCCTGCACCCTCGACCACAACAGCCTGGTCGGCGCGGCGGAGTTGGCCTGGCAGCCGGTTCTGGACGATCCGCTGGTTGTTCTCGACCGGTGA
- a CDS encoding MFS transporter has translation MPTLNKIRAALTKDRGATPPADPHLTRLRIAVTAFFAMDGFLFAGWVVRIPAIKAQTGAGAGTLGLALLGVSAGAVAFMMITGRLCRRFGSHAVTTASAAALALSIVLPPLTRSATALALVLLVFGAAYGSLNVAMNSAAVDLISALRRPVMPSFHAAFSLGGMLGAGLGGLIAGSLSPTAHLLLLAAIGLLVTTVAGNALRAHPAPAVPERLPAAQESRPRHDRAGRGRRLVLVFGLIALCTAYGEGAMADWGALHLSQDLGAGPGTAAAGYAVFALAMTVGRLSGTALVQRFGAARALIAGGTTATAGMLLGALAPSAGAACAGFAVAGLGLANIFPIAIARAGESGGPDGVAVASTVGYGGMLLGPPAIGFLAEAAGLPAALTTVALLAAIAAVIAYATRGAHRTGRP, from the coding sequence GTGCCGACACTAAACAAAATACGGGCGGCCCTGACGAAGGACCGGGGCGCCACCCCTCCCGCCGATCCGCACCTGACCCGCCTCCGCATCGCCGTCACGGCCTTCTTTGCCATGGACGGCTTCCTCTTCGCCGGCTGGGTGGTCCGGATCCCCGCGATCAAGGCACAGACCGGCGCCGGCGCGGGCACCCTGGGACTCGCGCTGCTCGGCGTGTCGGCGGGCGCGGTCGCCTTCATGATGATCACTGGCAGGCTGTGCCGTCGGTTCGGCAGCCACGCCGTGACGACCGCCTCCGCGGCCGCCCTCGCACTGAGCATCGTGCTGCCGCCGCTCACCCGCTCGGCAACCGCACTGGCACTGGTCCTGCTGGTCTTCGGCGCGGCGTACGGCTCGCTCAACGTCGCGATGAACAGCGCCGCGGTCGACCTCATCAGCGCTCTGCGGCGCCCCGTGATGCCCAGCTTCCACGCCGCCTTCAGCCTCGGCGGCATGCTCGGCGCGGGCCTCGGCGGGCTGATCGCGGGCAGCCTCTCCCCCACCGCTCATCTGCTGCTGCTCGCCGCGATCGGACTGCTGGTGACGACCGTTGCGGGGAACGCGCTGCGCGCGCACCCGGCCCCGGCCGTCCCCGAGCGGCTGCCGGCGGCGCAGGAGAGCCGGCCGCGGCACGACCGGGCGGGCCGCGGCCGCCGCCTGGTGCTGGTCTTCGGGCTGATCGCGCTGTGCACCGCGTACGGCGAGGGGGCCATGGCCGACTGGGGTGCGCTGCACCTCTCCCAGGACCTGGGCGCCGGACCGGGCACGGCCGCCGCCGGATATGCCGTGTTCGCGCTGGCGATGACCGTGGGGCGGCTGTCCGGGACCGCGCTGGTGCAGCGCTTCGGTGCGGCGCGGGCGCTGATCGCGGGCGGGACGACCGCGACCGCCGGCATGCTGCTCGGCGCGCTCGCCCCCTCGGCCGGGGCGGCCTGCGCCGGATTCGCCGTCGCGGGTCTGGGGCTCGCCAACATCTTCCCGATCGCCATTGCCCGGGCCGGCGAGAGCGGCGGCCCGGACGGGGTCGCCGTGGCCTCCACGGTCGGCTACGGCGGCATGCTGCTCGGACCGCCCGCCATCGGCTTCCTCGCCGAGGCGGCCGGCCTGCCGGCCGCTCTGACGACGGTGGCGCTGCTGGCCGCGATCGCCGCGGTCATCGCGTACGCCACCCGCGGGGCGCACCGTACCGGGCGGCCATGA
- a CDS encoding maleylpyruvate isomerase family mycothiol-dependent enzyme, whose product MEITEFVESLRLDGSLLADAAEEAGPDARIPACPEWKMRDLVTHIGRIHRWATEFVTQGTAQPGRPPEAPDLADDDLVAWLREGHHHLVLALHSAPQDLAAWTFLPAPSPLAFWARRQAHETSVHRVDAQQALGASLTPLPSAFAADGIDELLTGFHGGDRSKVRTDVPRTLRLRATNAPGADWTVQLSDAPPHTVRTAAEADGDGPDTGKPADCTVEGPAEELYLALWNRLPWDAITVTGDATLAQLWQERSGI is encoded by the coding sequence ATGGAGATCACTGAGTTCGTCGAATCGCTGCGACTGGACGGAAGCCTGCTCGCCGACGCCGCCGAGGAGGCGGGGCCGGATGCCCGTATTCCGGCCTGTCCCGAGTGGAAGATGCGGGATCTGGTCACCCACATCGGCCGGATCCACCGCTGGGCGACGGAGTTCGTGACCCAGGGCACAGCGCAGCCCGGCCGTCCCCCCGAGGCTCCGGACCTGGCCGACGACGACCTCGTGGCCTGGCTGCGCGAGGGCCATCACCACCTCGTCCTGGCACTGCACTCCGCCCCGCAGGACCTCGCGGCCTGGACCTTCCTCCCCGCCCCCTCGCCCCTCGCGTTCTGGGCCCGGCGGCAGGCGCACGAGACCTCGGTGCACCGCGTGGACGCACAGCAGGCACTCGGCGCCTCCCTCACGCCCCTCCCGTCCGCCTTCGCGGCCGACGGGATCGACGAACTCCTGACGGGCTTTCACGGCGGTGACCGCAGCAAGGTCCGGACGGACGTCCCCCGGACCCTGCGGCTGCGCGCGACGAACGCACCCGGCGCCGACTGGACCGTCCAGCTCTCCGACGCCCCGCCGCACACGGTGCGCACCGCCGCGGAGGCCGACGGCGACGGACCGGACACCGGCAAGCCGGCGGACTGCACGGTCGAGGGCCCGGCCGAGGAGCTGTACCTCGCGCTGTGGAACCGCCTGCCCTGGGACGCGATAACCGTCACCGGTGACGCGACGCTGGCCCAGCTGTGGCAGGAGCGCTCCGGGATCTGA
- a CDS encoding DUF6332 family protein, translating into MSPSRTQAERDAVTVEIMFALVSGAFVGASGFGVLGSAVLWGPVPASWRGPWLAVSSALGGVLFCVQVVRVLRRLPGRPGAGPSPGDVVWIQPSQPGRTNPDS; encoded by the coding sequence ATGTCACCCAGCCGTACGCAGGCCGAGCGCGACGCGGTCACCGTCGAGATCATGTTTGCCCTGGTCAGTGGCGCCTTCGTGGGCGCTTCAGGGTTCGGGGTGCTGGGCAGCGCGGTGCTGTGGGGCCCGGTGCCGGCCTCGTGGCGCGGGCCGTGGCTCGCGGTGAGCTCCGCGCTCGGCGGGGTGCTGTTCTGCGTCCAGGTGGTGCGGGTGCTCCGGCGTCTGCCCGGCCGGCCGGGGGCCGGTCCGTCCCCCGGGGATGTCGTCTGGATTCAGCCCAGCCAGCCGGGCCGCACCAACCCCGACTCATAG
- a CDS encoding response regulator transcription factor produces MIRVLLADDQLLVRAGFKVLLDAQPGIEVVAEAADGEQALAAVREHRPDIVLMDIRMPVVDGLVATRRITEDPRLPEVKVVMLTTFELDEYVFEAIRSGASGFLVKDTEPEELVRAVRAVVAGDALLSPGVTRRLIAEFAARSKEPAASDALSALTDREREVMALVGIGLSNEEIARRLVVSPLTAKTHVSRTMVKLGARDRAQLVVLAYESGLVRPGWLG; encoded by the coding sequence GTGATCCGGGTACTGCTCGCCGACGACCAGCTGCTGGTCCGGGCCGGGTTCAAGGTGCTGCTGGACGCCCAGCCCGGCATCGAGGTGGTCGCCGAGGCGGCGGACGGGGAGCAGGCGCTGGCGGCGGTCCGGGAACACCGCCCGGACATCGTCCTGATGGACATCCGGATGCCGGTGGTGGACGGCCTGGTCGCCACCCGTCGCATCACCGAGGACCCCCGGCTGCCGGAGGTGAAGGTCGTCATGCTGACCACCTTCGAGCTGGACGAGTACGTCTTCGAGGCGATCCGCTCCGGTGCCTCCGGCTTCCTGGTCAAGGACACCGAACCGGAGGAACTGGTGCGGGCTGTGCGCGCGGTCGTGGCCGGTGACGCGCTGCTCTCGCCCGGTGTCACCCGCCGCCTCATCGCCGAGTTCGCGGCCCGCTCCAAGGAGCCGGCCGCGTCCGACGCCCTGTCCGCACTGACCGACCGGGAGCGTGAGGTGATGGCGCTGGTCGGCATCGGTCTCTCCAATGAGGAGATCGCCCGCCGGCTGGTGGTCAGCCCGCTCACCGCCAAGACGCATGTCAGCCGCACCATGGTCAAACTGGGCGCCCGCGACCGCGCCCAACTGGTCGTGCTGGCCTATGAGTCGGGGTTGGTGCGGCCCGGCTGGCTGGGCTGA
- a CDS encoding sensor histidine kinase yields MENAWPPWARRGLGPGRERCPAPPTGESAAPGGESASWSGTRLPWVSTLAVTVVVLAGSGFAGHDQQGRVPLDAFARVLLFAGTALLLFRHRCPRTVALGAALATAVYLAAGYPYGPVFLTLALGAFAAIVAGHRKVAWCALGGVWVWHLLVVHWLYRWLPPSHDGPAPWGQEFFVLAWVVAVAALSELARVRREQLAKARAERAAAERRRADEERLRIARELHDVLAHSISVINVQAGVGLALLDSDPEQARSALTTIKGASKEALGEVRQVLDTLRTPGDAPRSPAPGLDRLPELTEQAAGAGLAVEVSTEGAPATLAPGTDLAAFRIVQEALTNIVRHSGSRTARVLLVHTPGALEIRVDDDGPATATADGPAGGGNGLVGMRERAAALGGSVEAGPRPDGGFRVRARIPLPGTHGGGRAPDADTVTPAATEEES; encoded by the coding sequence ATGGAGAACGCATGGCCGCCGTGGGCGCGGCGCGGCCTCGGACCCGGGCGCGAGCGGTGCCCTGCGCCCCCGACCGGGGAATCGGCGGCCCCGGGCGGGGAATCAGCGAGCTGGTCCGGCACACGGCTGCCATGGGTCTCGACGCTCGCCGTCACGGTCGTCGTGCTGGCCGGCTCCGGCTTCGCCGGGCATGACCAGCAGGGCCGTGTCCCGCTGGACGCCTTCGCCCGCGTGCTGCTGTTCGCCGGAACGGCCCTGCTGCTCTTCCGGCACCGCTGCCCGCGCACCGTCGCCCTGGGCGCCGCCCTCGCCACCGCGGTCTACCTCGCGGCCGGTTATCCGTACGGACCGGTCTTCCTCACCCTCGCCCTCGGGGCCTTCGCGGCGATCGTCGCCGGGCACCGCAAGGTCGCCTGGTGCGCACTGGGCGGCGTATGGGTCTGGCACCTCCTGGTCGTCCACTGGCTCTACCGCTGGCTGCCGCCCTCGCATGACGGTCCCGCCCCCTGGGGGCAGGAGTTCTTCGTTCTCGCCTGGGTGGTGGCCGTGGCGGCCCTCTCCGAGCTGGCGCGGGTGCGCCGCGAGCAGCTGGCGAAGGCGCGGGCCGAGCGGGCCGCGGCGGAACGGCGCCGGGCGGACGAGGAGCGGCTGCGGATCGCCCGTGAGCTGCACGACGTCCTCGCTCACAGCATTTCCGTGATCAACGTCCAGGCGGGCGTCGGCCTGGCGCTGCTCGACAGCGATCCGGAGCAGGCGCGGTCCGCGCTGACCACCATCAAGGGCGCGAGCAAGGAAGCGCTCGGCGAGGTCCGGCAGGTCCTCGACACCCTGCGCACCCCGGGGGACGCCCCACGCTCCCCGGCCCCCGGACTGGACCGGCTGCCCGAACTCACCGAGCAGGCCGCAGGCGCCGGCCTCGCCGTGGAGGTCAGTACGGAGGGTGCCCCCGCCACCCTGGCGCCCGGCACCGACCTCGCCGCCTTCCGCATCGTCCAGGAGGCGCTGACCAACATCGTCCGGCATTCCGGCTCGCGCACCGCCCGGGTGCTGCTCGTTCATACCCCCGGGGCGCTGGAGATCCGGGTCGACGACGACGGCCCGGCGACCGCCACCGCGGACGGGCCGGCCGGCGGCGGCAACGGTCTGGTCGGGATGCGGGAGCGGGCTGCCGCCCTGGGCGGCAGCGTGGAGGCGGGCCCGCGCCCGGACGGCGGCTTCCGGGTGCGGGCCCGTATCCCGCTGCCCGGGACGCACGGCGGGGGCCGGGCGCCGGACGCGGATACGGTGACCCCGGCCGCCACCGAGGAGGAGTCGTGA